Proteins co-encoded in one Polynucleobacter sp. MWH-UH19D genomic window:
- the rpoN gene encoding RNA polymerase factor sigma-54, with translation MAISLNTRVSQTVSLTPQLQQSIKLLQLSNSELEQELAKAAEENPLLEFEPNPEIESNLSQSNERVEVIQQSWGPSQASQDDDEDWGERYERVAHKQTLLEYLDEQIHLLNINPEEQSLIAYMAGCLDDRGYLPEDLEAIHTDLASQLAEKTSLQHIEKALAKLQTLDPPGIGARDLAECLSLQIDRILETAKVDCAPWELAKEIVTTHLSKVGSKDWQKIKQASGKSEAEVLKAVELIRTLQHNPGSQFERENDQWILPDVVVKLKNKRWVVESNPNAKPRLTLNNEYARILKENGQKKIDGALKQKMLEASWLVKNIAQREETIQRVAQAIVERQQQFFSMGAIGMKPLVLREIAEELEMHESTISRVTTQKYLACPLGIFEFKYFFSSQVSTEKGGGISSTAIQALIKKIVEEESASKPISDTQIAQLLSEQGYIIARRTVAKYRDILRIPPVHLRKQ, from the coding sequence ATGGCTATCTCACTCAATACCCGAGTCAGCCAGACGGTTAGCCTTACCCCGCAATTACAGCAATCCATCAAGCTTTTGCAGCTCTCTAACTCTGAGCTGGAACAGGAACTGGCTAAAGCGGCTGAAGAAAACCCACTTCTAGAATTTGAGCCTAACCCCGAAATTGAATCCAACCTCTCTCAATCGAATGAGCGGGTTGAGGTGATTCAACAGTCTTGGGGGCCTAGCCAAGCTTCCCAGGATGACGATGAAGATTGGGGCGAGCGCTATGAGCGGGTTGCGCATAAGCAAACCCTACTAGAGTATTTGGATGAACAAATTCATCTTCTCAATATCAATCCTGAAGAGCAATCCTTAATTGCGTACATGGCTGGTTGTCTTGATGATCGCGGCTACCTACCTGAAGACCTTGAGGCCATTCATACCGATCTTGCAAGCCAATTGGCTGAAAAAACCTCGCTACAGCACATTGAAAAAGCGCTAGCCAAACTGCAAACACTCGATCCACCCGGAATCGGTGCACGCGATCTTGCAGAATGCCTTTCTCTGCAAATTGATCGCATTCTAGAAACTGCCAAAGTCGATTGCGCCCCATGGGAGTTGGCAAAAGAAATTGTGACGACCCATTTATCAAAGGTGGGCTCTAAGGACTGGCAAAAAATCAAGCAGGCGAGCGGTAAATCAGAAGCAGAGGTACTCAAAGCCGTCGAACTCATTCGAACATTGCAACACAACCCAGGCTCTCAATTTGAGCGTGAGAACGATCAATGGATTTTGCCCGACGTTGTGGTCAAACTGAAAAACAAGCGTTGGGTTGTGGAATCAAATCCGAATGCAAAACCTCGCCTCACTTTAAATAACGAGTACGCCAGAATTTTGAAAGAGAATGGTCAAAAGAAAATTGATGGCGCTCTCAAACAAAAGATGCTCGAAGCCAGTTGGTTAGTAAAAAATATTGCGCAACGCGAAGAAACAATTCAAAGAGTGGCGCAAGCGATTGTAGAGAGACAGCAGCAATTTTTCTCAATGGGTGCAATCGGTATGAAACCACTTGTTCTACGTGAAATTGCCGAAGAGTTAGAAATGCATGAATCGACTATTTCACGGGTGACCACCCAAAAGTATTTGGCCTGCCCTTTAGGAATTTTTGAATTCAAATACTTTTTCAGCAGTCAAGTGAGCACAGAAAAAGGCGGTGGCATTTCATCGACAGCAATACAGGCATTAATTAAAAAAATTGTCGAGGAAGAATCTGCCAGCAAGCCCATCTCAGATACCCAGATTGCGCAACTATTAAGTGAGCAAGGCTATATCATTGCGCGCCGAACGGTAGCTAAGTACCGAGATATCTTGCGCATTCCACCAGTTCATCTGCGCAAACAGTAG
- the pal gene encoding peptidoglycan-associated lipoprotein Pal yields the protein MFKFAKILPLAFFVLLLSACSSVQLDDANSVATVNAGGSSGYDPINDPKSSVYGKRSIYFEFDSYTIDPKYASIISAHAGYLKAFQKQKAAVIIQGNTDDRGTAEYNLALGQRRSEAVKRALMNQGVSESQLEAVSFGKEKPANPAQTEAAFKENRRADFVYQ from the coding sequence ATGTTTAAATTTGCAAAAATATTGCCATTGGCATTTTTCGTTTTATTGCTATCCGCATGTAGTAGTGTGCAGCTAGATGATGCAAACTCGGTAGCTACAGTAAATGCAGGCGGCTCATCGGGCTATGACCCGATTAATGATCCAAAATCGAGTGTTTATGGAAAGCGTTCGATCTATTTTGAATTTGATAGTTATACGATCGATCCTAAATATGCTTCGATTATTTCAGCGCATGCAGGATATCTAAAGGCGTTTCAAAAACAGAAGGCCGCGGTCATTATTCAAGGCAATACAGACGATAGGGGCACTGCAGAGTACAACTTAGCACTAGGACAACGTCGTTCGGAGGCAGTGAAAAGAGCGCTCATGAATCAAGGTGTCAGTGAGTCTCAGTTAGAGGCTGTCAGTTTTGGTAAAGAAAAGCCTGCAAATCCTGCGCAAACTGAAGCTGCGTTTAAAGAAAATCGGCGTGCCGATTTCGTTTATCAATAA
- a CDS encoding helix-turn-helix domain-containing protein, translating into MSQSRLPEIIGSALKAAREKRGMERGELATQCCLSSKMILELEEGGNSSFYNFQLKLSSAKRVGTYLGLSQADYLEQPVEVAPQIQQVTSPEVESSPETLDANSSQENISAKEDSKEERKEERKEDKKPAEVSAPKPVVDEGEQLDDLIYQSTHSGTSLPYVAMRSAPLKKFGLALGLLVVLGALYGVENQFHVSSSVVAYIDSFKTKKAEQETPSESATQEPQQAAVEESAPEKTQAKPEPVVAVAGAATTQTQCPPVRDDQVPIYKSPNPSKLGDAVNIKTLVKQSICVADGQGRQTLVDLEPNTAHSFRGVSPFVVSAQDLDNVEMYYQGWRVRPANAGVKQIKLVEVAMQ; encoded by the coding sequence ATGTCGCAATCTCGCCTGCCTGAAATTATTGGCTCTGCGCTAAAAGCTGCTAGAGAAAAGCGAGGCATGGAGCGCGGCGAATTGGCAACGCAATGTTGTCTCTCGAGCAAAATGATTTTGGAGTTGGAAGAGGGTGGCAATAGCTCTTTCTACAATTTTCAACTTAAATTGTCTTCAGCAAAACGAGTGGGAACCTATTTAGGTTTGTCGCAGGCGGACTATCTTGAGCAACCGGTAGAAGTGGCTCCACAAATTCAGCAAGTTACTTCACCCGAAGTGGAAAGTTCGCCAGAAACGCTAGATGCAAATTCTTCCCAAGAAAATATTTCGGCTAAAGAAGATAGCAAGGAAGAAAGAAAAGAAGAAAGAAAAGAAGATAAAAAGCCCGCTGAAGTAAGCGCACCTAAGCCAGTTGTGGATGAGGGCGAGCAGTTAGATGATTTGATTTATCAAAGTACCCATTCAGGAACATCATTGCCCTATGTAGCGATGCGCTCTGCACCACTGAAAAAATTTGGTCTTGCATTGGGTTTGTTGGTAGTGCTTGGCGCACTCTATGGTGTGGAAAACCAATTTCATGTATCGAGCTCAGTAGTTGCATATATAGATAGCTTTAAGACTAAGAAGGCAGAGCAAGAAACTCCTAGCGAGAGCGCAACTCAAGAGCCCCAGCAAGCAGCCGTTGAAGAAAGTGCTCCTGAAAAAACTCAAGCAAAGCCAGAGCCAGTTGTTGCTGTGGCTGGAGCTGCAACAACACAGACTCAGTGTCCGCCAGTGCGTGATGATCAAGTTCCTATTTATAAATCACCCAATCCATCTAAGTTAGGTGATGCAGTCAATATTAAAACCTTGGTAAAACAATCGATTTGTGTTGCTGATGGTCAGGGTAGACAAACCTTGGTTGATTTAGAGCCTAATACTGCTCATTCCTTTAGAGGAGTGTCACCTTTTGTGGTCTCAGCACAAGATTTGGATAATGTGGAAATGTATTACCAAGGTTGGAGGGTGAGACCCGCCAATGCAGGCGTTAAGCAAATCAAATTAGTTGAAGTTGCAATGCAGTGA
- a CDS encoding polymer-forming cytoskeletal protein: MDNNPKGSLFVGEGVVVKGTFEVPEMAVVAGLVEGELNTKEVLVDATGIVNGRINAEVVEIRGEVTQGLHVTNHLNIKSSAKITGLTQYAEMSVEKGAKLSGELRVIESSHSSYSSTPSYGSSSDYSNNE, encoded by the coding sequence ATGGACAACAATCCAAAAGGCTCACTTTTTGTAGGTGAAGGCGTCGTTGTTAAAGGCACCTTTGAAGTTCCAGAAATGGCAGTAGTGGCAGGTCTGGTTGAAGGCGAGCTCAATACTAAAGAAGTGTTGGTAGATGCCACTGGCATTGTGAACGGCAGAATTAATGCCGAAGTTGTGGAAATTCGTGGTGAAGTAACCCAGGGCTTACATGTTACGAACCATCTCAATATTAAATCTAGCGCAAAAATTACTGGATTAACTCAATACGCTGAAATGAGTGTTGAAAAAGGCGCAAAGTTGAGCGGCGAACTCCGTGTGATTGAGTCTAGCCACTCTTCTTATTCATCGACTCCATCTTATGGATCAAGCTCTGATTACTCAAACAACGAGTAA
- a CDS encoding polymer-forming cytoskeletal protein, translated as MLFKKSQSIKFLQPTMESFETIVGPATEVHGRLVANESLRIDGSVIGNIEARQGKNVSIALGRTGVVQGDIYAFRVLVAGRVEGNIYAIERVELHEGAEVRGDITYGQLGIEHGAKLNGLMISRNGEEPEGMVDSSAVFQANWSKIKSR; from the coding sequence ATGCTTTTCAAGAAATCTCAATCGATCAAATTTTTGCAACCGACAATGGAGTCTTTTGAGACTATTGTTGGCCCAGCTACTGAAGTGCATGGAAGATTAGTTGCCAATGAAAGTCTGCGCATTGACGGCAGTGTCATCGGAAATATTGAGGCACGTCAGGGCAAGAACGTCAGCATTGCATTGGGACGTACGGGCGTAGTGCAGGGTGACATTTATGCCTTTCGAGTTTTAGTTGCTGGTCGCGTAGAAGGTAATATTTATGCAATTGAGCGTGTAGAGTTGCATGAAGGTGCTGAGGTTCGTGGTGATATTACTTATGGTCAACTTGGCATTGAGCATGGCGCTAAACTGAATGGATTGATGATCTCCAGAAATGGTGAAGAGCCAGAGGGTATGGTTGATTCATCTGCAGTGTTTCAAGCAAATTGGAGCAAGATCAAAAGTCGCTAA
- a CDS encoding polymer-forming cytoskeletal protein, with translation MFEFSKKGPMADTQLTYQTTVGTGSSVTGNFTHRGNMLLSGHLVGDIHQDDTAPDAANGFTAVIGKTGFLEGDIHSAHAIIIGRINGSVLAKGRVEVYPGAVVCGDITYSQINVHPDAKVNGNLKCLLPDTLNASATESDDLASNVVLMTKAEGA, from the coding sequence ATGTTTGAATTCTCAAAAAAAGGCCCGATGGCCGATACGCAGTTAACTTATCAAACTACCGTTGGTACGGGATCATCTGTTACTGGGAACTTTACGCATCGAGGCAATATGTTGTTGTCCGGGCATCTAGTTGGTGACATTCATCAAGACGATACTGCGCCAGACGCTGCGAATGGTTTTACTGCTGTGATTGGTAAAACGGGTTTCTTAGAGGGTGATATACATAGCGCCCATGCCATCATCATTGGTCGTATTAATGGTTCCGTACTGGCAAAAGGCAGGGTTGAAGTTTATCCAGGTGCGGTGGTTTGCGGCGATATCACCTATTCACAAATTAACGTGCATCCTGATGCTAAGGTAAATGGCAATCTCAAATGTTTACTACCAGATACTTTGAATGCCTCAGCAACCGAGTCTGATGATTTAGCTAGTAATGTTGTCTTGATGACAAAGGCTGAAGGCGCTTAA
- a CDS encoding surface-adhesin E family protein produces the protein MSRFLFRITTFIVLFATFGSGFALAQANEDLVTVIDGRQYSVSYYKSSIKNLPPDWKKVWTITNRKQEPGAAPERIQSIRRNILFNCARNTYSTLATVNYSEPNAMGKPNLQTETGFELNDDPVPEGTPIAIIYSQVCGS, from the coding sequence ATGAGCCGCTTCCTTTTCCGAATTACCACTTTTATTGTGCTTTTTGCCACATTTGGCAGTGGTTTCGCATTGGCTCAAGCAAATGAAGATTTGGTGACTGTGATCGATGGTCGCCAGTACAGCGTCTCTTATTACAAGAGCTCAATTAAAAATTTACCCCCTGACTGGAAAAAAGTTTGGACTATTACCAATCGCAAGCAAGAACCTGGCGCTGCACCAGAGCGAATTCAATCTATTCGCCGAAATATTTTGTTCAATTGCGCACGTAATACTTACTCCACTCTAGCTACCGTTAATTATTCTGAGCCAAATGCAATGGGCAAACCCAATTTGCAGACAGAAACTGGCTTTGAATTAAATGACGATCCAGTTCCGGAGGGCACTCCGATAGCCATTATTTATTCACAAGTTTGCGGTTCTTAA
- a CDS encoding diguanylate cyclase, which yields MLKQFQNLFEQLQKLAQQSAQDGIALEVDQNRQLTPLQRHILRELLEDQPSQSQIARDELTGLLVRSSLLERLEQALASQNGRDSILAVCFIDLDGFKQINDQHGHAIGDQALSLVGQCLQNSIRSDDLLCRWGGDEFVVVLQNIDREKSVEHLADRLLSAISQPLRLSADEPLTLFLGASIGVSVIKPAISLGKVSALALIENADQAMYKAKRAGKNRIEIAI from the coding sequence GTGTTAAAGCAATTTCAGAATCTTTTTGAGCAGTTACAAAAGCTTGCTCAACAATCCGCGCAAGATGGTATTGCTCTAGAGGTAGATCAAAATCGACAATTAACTCCGTTGCAGCGACATATTTTGCGAGAGCTCTTGGAAGACCAGCCGTCGCAATCCCAAATAGCGCGCGATGAGTTAACAGGCTTGCTGGTTCGCTCGAGCTTGCTGGAGCGATTGGAGCAAGCCTTGGCTAGCCAAAATGGTCGAGATTCAATTTTGGCAGTGTGTTTTATTGATCTGGATGGATTTAAACAAATTAATGATCAGCACGGACATGCCATTGGTGATCAGGCATTAAGTCTAGTAGGTCAGTGCTTACAAAACTCCATTCGCTCAGATGATTTGTTGTGTCGCTGGGGAGGTGATGAGTTTGTAGTGGTTTTGCAAAACATCGATCGCGAAAAATCCGTTGAGCATTTGGCTGATCGTTTGCTGAGCGCGATTTCTCAGCCACTCAGATTAAGTGCAGATGAGCCACTCACTTTATTTTTGGGCGCTAGTATTGGCGTATCAGTGATTAAGCCTGCTATCTCTTTGGGTAAGGTAAGTGCACTTGCATTGATTGAAAATGCAGATCAGGCAATGTACAAAGCGAAAAGAGCCGGTAAAAATCGGATTGAGATTGCGATCTAG